Within Flagellimonas maritima, the genomic segment TAAGTTTTCTTCTGCTGAATATGATTTCAGTTCTTAGGGTAAATAAATTTTATATTTCCGCTTTCATTTTATAGTTTTAGCTAAAATCCCAAGAAATGAAAAAACTGCTTTTTGTTATGTGTGCACTATCACTCCTCTTCAGTTGTAAGGAAGAAAAGAAAACAGAGCAAAAAGACAACAAAGTAGTTGAAAAAACGACCACTGAAAATGAAATTCCTTTTGTTTGGGAAGGCGCAAATATTTACTTCTTATTGACCGATCGTTTTAATAATGGTAACCCCGAAAATGACGTTAATTTTGACCGAACCGAGGAAACAGGTCCTTTAAGAGGTTTTGAAGGTGGAGACATTCAGGGAATCATACAAAAAATAGAAGAAGGGTATTTTACCGACTTGGGAATCAATGCTATCTGGTTCACACCAGTTGTGGAACAAATACATGGTTATACAGATGAAGGTACGGGCAAAACCTATGGTTATCATGGCTATTGGACCAAGGACTGGACAGCAATCGACCCCAATTTTGGCACTAGAAAAGATTTAGAAAAATTGGTGAAGACAGCGCATTCCAATGGAATACGTATTCTCTTGGATGTAGTCCTGAATCACACGGGGCCTGTTACCGATAAAGATCCTGTTTGGCCAGACGAATGGGTAAGGACGGGACCAACTTGTGAATTTTCAACCTATGAGAACACAACAGCATGTACTTTGGTGAAAAACCTGCCCGATATCCTTACTGAGTCAAATGAAGCCGTAGAACTACCTGACGCACTGTTGGCAAAATGGAAAGAAGAAGGCAGATTGAGTCAAGAATTGGACGAATTACAATTATTTTTTGAACGTACAGGATATCCACGTGCTCCACGGTATTATATTATAAAATGGCTGACCGATTATGTAAATGATTTTGGCATTGACGGCTTTAGGGTGGATACCGTAAAACATGTCAATGAGAATGCATGGTCAGACCTTTATAAAGAAGCTACCTACGCTTTTGAGACATGGAAGAAAAAACATCCTGACCATGTACTTGATGAAAATCCTTTCTACATGGTTGGTGAAGTCTACAATTATGGTATTTCCAGTGGTCGGCAATTTGACTTTGGAGACAAAAAAGTTGACTTTTTTAACCATGGATTTAAAGGTCTTATCAACTTTGAGCTGAAAAATGATGCTAACAGCGATTACGAAACCGTTTTTAAAAAATACAATAACCTTTTAAGCACCAAGTTGAATGGCAAGAGCGTATTGAATTATTTAACCTCCCATGATGATGGAAACCCTTTTGATAGGGAACGAAAGCAATCTAAATATGCCGCCAACATTTTATTGTTGACTCCAGGTGCATCACAAGTTTACTATGGTGATGAAACCGCAAGAAGCCTTGTTATTGAAGGTACAGAGGGTGATGCAACGTTACGCTCGTTTATGAATTGGAAAGATTTGGACAGTCTGCCCCAAATCCAAGAGATCCATAAGCACTGGCAGAAGTTGGGCCAATTTAGAAGAAACCATCCAGCAATAGGTGCCGGTAAGCA encodes:
- a CDS encoding alpha-amylase family glycosyl hydrolase, with translation MKKLLFVMCALSLLFSCKEEKKTEQKDNKVVEKTTTENEIPFVWEGANIYFLLTDRFNNGNPENDVNFDRTEETGPLRGFEGGDIQGIIQKIEEGYFTDLGINAIWFTPVVEQIHGYTDEGTGKTYGYHGYWTKDWTAIDPNFGTRKDLEKLVKTAHSNGIRILLDVVLNHTGPVTDKDPVWPDEWVRTGPTCEFSTYENTTACTLVKNLPDILTESNEAVELPDALLAKWKEEGRLSQELDELQLFFERTGYPRAPRYYIIKWLTDYVNDFGIDGFRVDTVKHVNENAWSDLYKEATYAFETWKKKHPDHVLDENPFYMVGEVYNYGISSGRQFDFGDKKVDFFNHGFKGLINFELKNDANSDYETVFKKYNNLLSTKLNGKSVLNYLTSHDDGNPFDRERKQSKYAANILLLTPGASQVYYGDETARSLVIEGTEGDATLRSFMNWKDLDSLPQIQEIHKHWQKLGQFRRNHPAIGAGKHKRLAKKPYVFSRMYVDGDFKDKIVVGLNLPKGKKSLWVKGFFGDGTKLYDTYSETEATVTNGKVILENDFDIALLELAE